In Microbacterium foliorum, the following proteins share a genomic window:
- a CDS encoding ABC transporter ATP-binding protein gives MTASSSDDRTDQVADAAPAAPKKTPARKTTVKKTTGTRTPSKAAAEKAAATVEVVAEPALKIDRSPESAGPRTAAPKKTTTAAARAAAAKNSTRDTTARAAAAKTASARSAATKTAAAKAAAAKAAAAKTTAAAGSESTASAAKAASAKTAAAKAAAEKSAAAKSAARTSAARAAAAKAAAAKTAAAKAAAAKAAAAEAEEAEAAEVGGVAVDPVAADANTMEADARESDVSGSNTTEATVEEPVEVAVETRVEPEPQPLTTESSASSDVLAVDGEDEAPTLESAPLEDTTTEAAMVTESTEEPSVDENATSGVVDAVSDSDETDEAIGEVGAASGSEAIRIRGLVKSFGDHTAVNGIDLTIPAGSFYGIVGPNGAGKTTTLSIVAGLLRADAGDIAICGVDQSAKPLAAKRMMGVLPDRLRTFDRLTGRQLLYYYGLLRGLASAVIEKRVADLARAFDLGEALNRVVSDYSAGMTKKIMLAGAMIHSPRVLVLDEPFEAVDPVSSAVILDILRAYVSHGGTVVLSSHGMDLVERVCSRVAIIVGGEVLAEGTIDEVRAGQTLEARFVELSGGIGEVEGLEWLHTFSD, from the coding sequence GTGACTGCTTCTTCCTCCGACGACCGCACCGATCAGGTGGCTGACGCCGCGCCCGCCGCCCCGAAGAAGACCCCCGCTCGCAAGACGACCGTCAAGAAGACGACCGGCACCCGTACGCCGTCCAAGGCTGCGGCCGAGAAGGCGGCAGCGACCGTCGAGGTGGTCGCCGAGCCGGCTCTGAAGATCGATCGGAGCCCTGAGAGCGCCGGTCCCCGAACTGCAGCACCGAAGAAGACGACGACCGCCGCGGCGCGCGCAGCCGCAGCGAAGAACTCGACGCGCGACACGACGGCGCGTGCGGCTGCGGCGAAGACCGCTTCGGCGCGATCCGCGGCGACCAAGACGGCGGCGGCCAAGGCTGCTGCGGCAAAGGCGGCGGCTGCAAAGACCACTGCCGCTGCGGGGTCGGAATCGACCGCATCGGCAGCGAAGGCCGCTTCGGCGAAGACCGCAGCAGCCAAGGCTGCTGCGGAGAAGAGTGCCGCGGCGAAGTCCGCGGCGCGCACGTCGGCCGCGAGGGCAGCGGCTGCGAAGGCTGCTGCGGCGAAGACGGCCGCGGCCAAGGCCGCTGCAGCGAAGGCTGCCGCAGCCGAGGCCGAGGAAGCCGAAGCTGCGGAGGTCGGGGGCGTCGCTGTCGACCCCGTGGCAGCTGATGCGAACACCATGGAAGCCGATGCACGCGAGTCCGACGTCTCAGGGTCGAACACGACAGAGGCGACTGTCGAAGAGCCGGTCGAGGTCGCAGTCGAGACGCGCGTCGAGCCCGAGCCGCAGCCGCTGACGACCGAGTCATCGGCATCCTCGGATGTGCTCGCCGTCGACGGTGAAGACGAAGCGCCCACCCTCGAGTCGGCACCGCTCGAAGACACCACGACGGAAGCCGCGATGGTCACCGAGTCCACTGAAGAGCCGTCCGTCGACGAGAACGCGACATCCGGGGTCGTCGATGCCGTGTCCGATTCTGACGAGACAGACGAGGCCATCGGCGAAGTCGGAGCGGCATCCGGATCCGAAGCCATCCGCATCCGCGGGCTCGTGAAGAGCTTCGGCGACCACACCGCGGTCAACGGCATCGATCTCACGATTCCCGCGGGGTCGTTCTACGGCATCGTCGGTCCCAACGGGGCCGGCAAGACGACGACCCTCTCGATCGTCGCGGGCCTTCTGCGTGCCGACGCGGGCGACATCGCGATCTGCGGCGTCGATCAGTCGGCGAAGCCGCTCGCCGCGAAGCGCATGATGGGCGTGCTGCCCGATCGCCTCCGCACGTTCGACCGGCTCACGGGGCGGCAGCTCCTCTATTACTACGGGCTCCTGCGGGGGCTCGCATCGGCGGTGATCGAGAAGCGCGTCGCCGACCTCGCACGAGCCTTCGACCTAGGGGAGGCGCTGAACCGCGTCGTCTCCGACTACTCGGCCGGTATGACCAAGAAGATCATGCTCGCGGGCGCGATGATCCACTCGCCGCGGGTCCTGGTGCTCGATGAGCCGTTCGAGGCCGTCGATCCGGTGTCCTCCGCGGTGATCCTCGACATCCTGCGCGCCTATGTCTCGCACGGAGGAACCGTGGTTCTGTCGAGTCACGGCATGGATCTCGTCGAGCGCGTCTGCTCGCGGGTCGCGATCATCGTCGGGGGAGAGGTTCTCGCCGAAGGGACGATCGACGAGGTGCGCGCAGGGCAGACGCTCGAAGCGCGGTTCGTCGAGCTCTCCGGTGGTATCGGCGAGGTGGAGGGGCTCGAGTGGCTGCACACGTTCTCCGACTGA
- a CDS encoding phosphocholine cytidylyltransferase family protein, which translates to MTLQTVILAAGMGSRLGRALPKPLTELSDGRTIMRQQHDNIRAAFGSDARITAVVGYRAETIIEAFPNVNYVHNERYDETNTSKSLLRALGATGKSGVLWMNGDVVFDPMILGRAAAYIERDQSFVTVNTSKVSDEEVKYTVTAEGFINELSKTVKGGLGEAVGINYISSANKKAFMRQLQRVEDQDYFERGLELAIAEDGLLLEPMDVSDLYAVEVDFAEDLERANLFV; encoded by the coding sequence GTGACTCTTCAGACCGTCATCCTCGCAGCAGGAATGGGCTCTCGCCTGGGCCGCGCGCTGCCGAAGCCGCTCACGGAGCTGAGCGACGGCCGCACGATCATGCGCCAGCAGCACGACAACATCCGCGCCGCATTCGGATCGGACGCCCGGATCACCGCCGTCGTCGGATACCGCGCAGAGACCATCATCGAGGCGTTCCCGAACGTCAACTACGTGCACAACGAGCGCTACGACGAGACCAACACCTCGAAGAGCCTGCTGCGCGCCCTCGGCGCCACGGGCAAGTCAGGCGTGCTCTGGATGAACGGCGACGTCGTCTTCGACCCGATGATCCTCGGTCGGGCGGCCGCGTACATCGAACGCGACCAGTCGTTCGTCACCGTCAACACCTCCAAGGTCAGCGACGAAGAGGTCAAGTACACGGTCACGGCCGAGGGCTTCATCAACGAGCTCTCCAAGACCGTCAAGGGCGGTCTCGGCGAGGCCGTCGGCATCAACTACATCTCGTCCGCCAACAAGAAGGCGTTCATGCGCCAGCTGCAGCGCGTCGAGGACCAGGACTACTTCGAGCGAGGCCTCGAGCTCGCGATCGCCGAAGACGGCCTGCTGCTCGAGCCGATGGACGTCTCCGACCTGTACGCGGTCGAGGTCGACTTCGCCGAGGACCTCGAGCGGGCGAACCTGTTCGTCTGA
- a CDS encoding acyl-CoA carboxylase subunit beta: MTDKPELSTTAGRIADLRARYNEAVVDAEKVAQEKQHAKGKMTARERIELLVDPGSFVEFDEYVRHRTTSFGMDRNRPYGDSVVTGVGTIHGRTVAVYSQDFTTFGGSLGEVSGDKIIKIMEFALSGGMPIIGILDSGGARIQEGVLALSKYGEIFRLNTRSSGVIPQISLIMGPAAGGAVYGPALTDFVIMVDKTSQMFVTGPDVIKTVTGEDVGMEELGGALTHNTRSGVAHYLAEDEDDAIDYARTLLGFLPDNNMAEIPAYESGFEWETTDADRSLNTIIPDSANQPYDIHTVIEHVVDAGDFIEVQPLFAPNIVIGFGRVEGRSVGIIANQPSQMAGTLNIEAGEKASRFVRFCDAFSIPIVTLVDVPGYLPGTDQEWTGVIRRGAKLIYAYAEATVPLVTVILRKAYGGAYIVMGSKQLGADVNLAWPTAEIAVMGGQGAVNILYRGEIKRAEEAGEDVAAVRTRLANEYTYSVTSPFLAAERGEIDGIIEPANTRVSIAKALRALRGKRAELPPKKHGNIPL; encoded by the coding sequence GTGACGGACAAGCCCGAACTCTCGACCACCGCCGGCAGGATCGCAGACCTCCGCGCTCGCTACAACGAAGCCGTTGTCGACGCTGAGAAGGTCGCGCAGGAGAAGCAGCACGCCAAGGGCAAGATGACCGCCCGCGAGCGCATCGAACTGCTCGTCGATCCAGGGAGCTTCGTCGAGTTCGACGAGTACGTGCGGCACCGCACCACCTCGTTCGGCATGGATCGCAACCGCCCGTACGGCGACTCGGTCGTCACCGGCGTCGGAACGATCCACGGACGCACGGTGGCGGTGTACTCGCAGGACTTCACCACGTTCGGCGGCTCGCTGGGCGAGGTCTCGGGCGACAAGATCATCAAGATCATGGAGTTCGCGCTGTCGGGCGGCATGCCGATCATCGGCATCCTGGATTCGGGCGGAGCCCGCATCCAGGAGGGCGTGCTCGCGCTCAGCAAGTACGGCGAGATCTTCCGGCTGAACACGCGCTCGTCCGGTGTCATCCCGCAGATCTCACTCATCATGGGCCCGGCAGCCGGTGGCGCCGTGTACGGCCCGGCACTGACGGACTTCGTGATCATGGTCGACAAGACCAGCCAGATGTTCGTCACCGGTCCCGACGTCATCAAGACGGTCACCGGCGAGGATGTCGGCATGGAGGAGCTCGGAGGAGCCCTCACGCACAACACCCGCTCGGGCGTCGCCCACTACCTCGCTGAAGACGAGGATGACGCGATCGACTACGCCCGCACGCTGCTCGGGTTCCTCCCCGACAACAACATGGCGGAGATCCCGGCGTACGAGAGCGGCTTCGAGTGGGAGACGACGGATGCCGATCGCTCGCTGAACACGATCATCCCCGACTCCGCGAACCAGCCGTACGACATCCACACCGTCATCGAGCACGTCGTCGACGCGGGAGACTTCATCGAGGTCCAGCCGCTCTTCGCGCCGAACATCGTGATCGGCTTCGGCCGCGTCGAGGGCCGGTCGGTCGGCATCATCGCCAACCAGCCGTCGCAGATGGCGGGAACCCTGAACATCGAGGCGGGCGAGAAGGCCAGCCGGTTCGTGCGATTCTGCGACGCCTTCTCGATTCCGATCGTCACGCTCGTCGACGTGCCCGGGTACCTGCCGGGCACCGACCAGGAGTGGACCGGTGTGATCCGCCGCGGCGCGAAGCTCATCTACGCCTACGCCGAGGCGACGGTTCCGCTGGTCACCGTCATCCTTCGCAAGGCCTACGGCGGGGCCTACATCGTGATGGGCTCGAAGCAGCTCGGCGCGGATGTCAACCTCGCCTGGCCCACAGCGGAGATCGCCGTGATGGGTGGTCAGGGTGCGGTCAACATCCTCTACCGCGGCGAGATCAAGCGCGCCGAGGAGGCCGGTGAGGACGTCGCCGCCGTGCGCACCCGTCTCGCCAACGAGTACACCTACAGTGTGACCTCGCCGTTCCTCGCCGCCGAGCGCGGCGAGATCGACGGGATCATCGAACCGGCGAACACCCGGGTCTCGATCGCCAAGGCGCTCCGCGCCCTCCGCGGGAAGCGCGCCGAGCTGCCGCCCAAGAAGCACGGGAACATCCCGCTGTGA
- a CDS encoding acyl-CoA carboxylase subunit epsilon yields MTVRATQDAMSEEHQLPTMEITRGAATEEELAALIAVVTDAYTQEASEAVADEPRVSAWARTQRPLRRPLRRDIPWGRFAG; encoded by the coding sequence GTGACCGTACGTGCGACGCAGGACGCGATGTCGGAGGAGCACCAGCTGCCGACGATGGAGATCACCCGGGGCGCTGCGACCGAGGAGGAGCTCGCGGCTCTCATCGCGGTGGTGACCGACGCCTACACTCAGGAGGCTTCCGAGGCTGTGGCCGACGAGCCTCGCGTCTCGGCATGGGCTCGCACGCAGAGACCGCTGCGACGTCCGCTGCGGCGTGACATCCCGTGGGGCCGCTTCGCCGGCTGA
- a CDS encoding ROK family transcriptional regulator: MGDFNQSVILEAIRRSGEGLSRIELVEATGLSAQTITNITRRLLDEGLIAEAGRTINGPGKPRVTLRLVAESRFSVGVHLDPAVITFVLLNMTGAVVGRRVVRTQDSDPSRIVETMAQTIDVLIGEAGIDRDLVAGVGVAAPGPLDAEKGTVIDPPKLDGWHRVPLRSVLATATGFEVTLEKDTTAAAVGELWTGDATDEGSFLFVYLGTGLGAAAARDGGVIAGSTHNFGEIGHIMVDPEGPACACGSRGCVEVMCTPQAIVEQAEAAGVFDDDPDGGAANEFEKRFLRLCERASAGETTALGVVRRSAGHLAVLISVLTNVLDVDRVVLGGPFWGPLSDIYLREIPEPLHRRSATRAVRTLTVDSAVVGDDVGAVGAACVVLDAVLTPRASDLYLED, encoded by the coding sequence ATGGGCGACTTCAATCAGTCGGTCATCCTCGAGGCCATCCGCCGGTCCGGTGAAGGACTCAGCCGGATCGAACTCGTCGAGGCGACGGGCCTCTCGGCGCAGACGATCACCAACATCACCCGCCGTCTTCTCGACGAGGGGCTGATCGCCGAAGCCGGGCGGACCATCAACGGGCCGGGTAAACCGCGGGTCACGCTGCGCCTGGTGGCGGAGAGCCGTTTCTCGGTCGGCGTGCATCTCGATCCTGCGGTGATCACATTCGTGCTGCTGAACATGACCGGTGCGGTCGTGGGTCGGCGGGTCGTGCGCACGCAGGACTCGGACCCGAGCCGCATCGTCGAGACGATGGCGCAGACGATCGACGTCCTGATCGGCGAAGCGGGCATCGATCGGGACCTGGTCGCCGGGGTCGGCGTCGCTGCGCCCGGCCCGCTCGACGCTGAGAAGGGCACCGTGATCGACCCTCCGAAGCTCGACGGATGGCATCGGGTTCCGCTGCGATCGGTGCTCGCGACGGCGACGGGCTTCGAGGTCACCCTGGAGAAGGACACCACCGCAGCTGCGGTGGGGGAGCTGTGGACCGGCGATGCGACGGACGAAGGCTCTTTCCTGTTCGTCTACCTCGGTACGGGGCTGGGGGCAGCTGCGGCGCGCGATGGCGGCGTGATCGCCGGCAGCACCCACAACTTCGGTGAGATCGGCCACATCATGGTCGACCCGGAGGGGCCGGCGTGCGCGTGCGGCTCGCGCGGATGCGTCGAGGTGATGTGCACGCCGCAGGCGATCGTCGAGCAGGCAGAGGCGGCCGGCGTGTTCGACGACGACCCTGACGGTGGCGCCGCGAACGAGTTCGAGAAGCGATTCCTGCGTCTGTGCGAGCGGGCGTCGGCGGGCGAGACGACAGCGCTCGGCGTGGTGCGTCGATCCGCCGGCCATCTCGCAGTGCTGATCTCGGTGCTCACGAACGTGCTCGACGTCGATCGGGTCGTCCTCGGCGGTCCGTTCTGGGGGCCGCTCTCCGACATCTACCTGCGCGAGATCCCCGAGCCGTTGCATCGGAGGAGCGCCACTCGCGCGGTACGCACACTGACCGTCGACAGTGCTGTCGTGGGAGACGACGTCGGCGCGGTGGGCGCAGCCTGTGTCGTGCTCGACGCCGTTCTCACACCCCGGGCGTCGGACCTCTACCTGGAAGACTGA
- a CDS encoding ATP-binding protein, which translates to MAADPLSIREAWSKIPSPGSVETEFERFTGKRMERILATVVAIGSGVLGAQALIAGITTTSGPDTARIAMLLVVFIPLIVMLIACIIGRGVRTASGAFAIVYTLALGAWPSFVDPVGEAADQPWIFFLVNVGVVAAMLAFPLWLQFAWALCLPFVYGYVRLVEGDFSRDFWVTTAFDVSFTLILGFVIIALGWMFRSVAAGVDEARARAVASYAGAAAAAAAEEERAAMSALMHDSVLAALIAAERAEGERAQDLAVGMAREALTRLANTEAAVAQEGSDEPVGAAQIVVELRRALSELGADAIVEERGGIGLIPGRAARALVLAARQALGNAVTHAGGRGLHILVEGRGEEGITVTISDTGPGFDPRAIGADRLGIRASIFARMAGVAGTAEIDSSEFGTTVTLGWELP; encoded by the coding sequence GTGGCCGCTGATCCGCTCAGCATCCGCGAGGCCTGGAGCAAGATCCCGTCTCCTGGTAGCGTCGAGACCGAGTTCGAGCGCTTCACCGGCAAGCGCATGGAGCGCATCCTCGCCACTGTCGTCGCGATCGGATCGGGCGTTCTCGGAGCGCAGGCCCTGATCGCGGGCATCACGACCACATCGGGGCCGGATACCGCACGCATCGCGATGCTGCTCGTGGTCTTCATTCCGCTGATCGTGATGCTCATCGCGTGCATCATCGGTCGTGGCGTCAGGACGGCGTCGGGAGCGTTCGCGATCGTCTACACCCTCGCGCTCGGTGCGTGGCCGAGTTTCGTCGACCCGGTGGGCGAGGCGGCCGACCAGCCGTGGATCTTCTTCCTCGTCAACGTCGGCGTCGTGGCTGCGATGCTCGCATTTCCGCTCTGGCTCCAGTTCGCGTGGGCCCTGTGCCTGCCGTTCGTCTACGGCTACGTCCGTCTCGTCGAGGGCGACTTCTCGCGCGACTTCTGGGTGACGACGGCCTTCGACGTGTCGTTCACCCTGATTCTCGGGTTCGTCATCATCGCGCTGGGGTGGATGTTCCGTTCCGTCGCCGCGGGCGTCGACGAGGCCCGTGCACGGGCGGTCGCCTCGTACGCCGGGGCAGCGGCCGCAGCCGCGGCGGAGGAGGAGCGCGCGGCCATGTCGGCCCTCATGCACGACAGTGTTCTCGCGGCACTGATCGCCGCCGAGCGTGCGGAAGGCGAACGAGCGCAGGACCTCGCCGTGGGCATGGCCCGCGAGGCGCTCACGCGTCTGGCGAACACCGAGGCCGCTGTCGCGCAGGAAGGGAGTGACGAGCCGGTCGGCGCGGCGCAGATCGTCGTCGAGCTCCGGCGGGCGCTCTCGGAGCTCGGAGCGGATGCGATCGTCGAGGAGCGAGGCGGGATCGGCCTGATCCCCGGGCGCGCTGCGAGAGCACTCGTGCTCGCCGCCAGACAGGCGCTCGGCAATGCCGTCACCCACGCGGGCGGGCGCGGCCTGCACATCCTCGTGGAGGGCCGAGGCGAAGAGGGCATCACCGTGACGATCTCGGACACCGGCCCCGGGTTCGATCCTCGGGCCATCGGTGCCGACCGCCTCGGAATCAGAGCATCGATCTTCGCGCGCATGGCCGGAGTGGCCGGCACGGCAGAGATCGACTCGAGCGAGTTCGGCACCACTGTGACTCTGGGGTGGGAGCTTCCATGA
- a CDS encoding response regulator transcription factor, with protein sequence MSRVALIDDHESVRLGLEAACARDGAQTVVFSGSTVVSYLEWRSATSAQPADVVVLDLTLGDGTTVTENVRSLVADGASVVIHSVADRPAAVREALAAGAAGVVSKSSALDDVLDAIRTVAQGEALNNVEWASAVDGDRDFADAQLSTREREVLRLYAAGLPLKAVAERLGVAYSTAKENITRIRVKYVEVGRPAPTKVDLLRRAMEDGIVAADGAPSGR encoded by the coding sequence ATGAGCAGGGTCGCACTCATCGACGATCACGAATCCGTCCGCCTCGGTCTCGAGGCGGCGTGCGCTCGGGACGGAGCGCAGACCGTCGTCTTCTCCGGCAGCACCGTCGTGTCGTACCTTGAGTGGAGGTCGGCGACGTCAGCGCAGCCTGCCGATGTGGTGGTGCTCGACCTGACGCTCGGCGACGGCACCACGGTTACCGAGAACGTCCGCTCGCTCGTCGCGGACGGCGCGAGCGTCGTGATCCACAGCGTCGCCGATCGACCGGCAGCCGTGCGCGAGGCGCTCGCCGCCGGAGCCGCGGGAGTCGTGAGCAAGTCCTCGGCGCTCGACGACGTGCTGGATGCCATCCGCACCGTCGCTCAGGGGGAGGCGCTCAACAACGTCGAGTGGGCGAGTGCGGTCGACGGCGATCGCGACTTCGCCGATGCCCAGCTGTCGACCCGTGAGCGCGAGGTTCTGCGGTTGTACGCCGCCGGCCTGCCGCTGAAGGCGGTGGCCGAGCGACTCGGCGTCGCATACTCGACCGCGAAGGAGAACATCACCCGCATCCGGGTCAAGTACGTGGAGGTCGGGCGACCGGCCCCGACGAAGGTCGACCTTCTGCGTCGCGCGATGGAGGATGGGATCGTCGCCGCAGACGGGGCACCGAGTGGCCGCTGA
- a CDS encoding class I SAM-dependent RNA methyltransferase produces the protein MTSSPALLDLDITGIAHGGTFIARHEGRVVFVSDAIPGERVRARLSEDSTGDSKSFWRAETVEVLEASPHRRPHIWAEADVSRAPEDRPGGADLGHIDLAQQRVLKRQVLTEALDRFAGPGLDAPEIEAVDSTDGTGWRTRVTLHVDDEGRVGPYAARSHRVIPVRSHPLARPAVARAALRLAGGEVGSVDLVEPGDGEVRVIRRDRLAERPARGQHRRPAPEVVYEQVGDRRFQVDAGGFWQVHPRAASVLDGAVYGILDGHVDPEKKHFDLYGGVGLFAASLADLGGTDIVTVESSRRATAHAQQNLAPLAVNAVTARVDRYLAGIPAGTRAGAVVLDPPRAGAGRAVVDALNTLAPEAIAYVACDPVALARDLGTFREHGWNVGTLRGFDLFPHSHHFEVVALLTR, from the coding sequence ATGACTTCCTCCCCAGCCCTGCTCGATCTGGACATCACCGGCATCGCGCACGGCGGCACGTTCATCGCCCGACACGAAGGCCGGGTCGTGTTCGTCTCCGACGCCATCCCCGGTGAGCGGGTCCGCGCGCGCCTGAGCGAGGATTCGACCGGTGACTCGAAGAGCTTCTGGCGCGCCGAGACGGTCGAGGTCCTCGAGGCTTCGCCGCACCGCCGGCCGCACATCTGGGCCGAGGCCGACGTCTCGCGCGCCCCGGAGGATCGGCCGGGTGGCGCCGACCTCGGACACATCGACCTCGCCCAGCAGCGCGTGCTGAAGCGCCAGGTGCTGACCGAGGCGCTCGATCGCTTCGCCGGCCCAGGACTCGACGCCCCCGAGATCGAGGCCGTCGACTCGACAGACGGCACCGGGTGGCGCACGAGGGTCACCCTCCACGTCGATGACGAAGGCCGAGTCGGACCCTATGCCGCACGCAGTCACAGGGTGATCCCGGTGCGCTCGCATCCGCTCGCCCGCCCGGCGGTCGCACGGGCGGCGCTGCGCCTTGCCGGCGGCGAGGTCGGAAGCGTCGACCTCGTCGAGCCCGGCGACGGTGAGGTGCGGGTCATCCGCCGGGACCGCCTCGCAGAGCGCCCGGCGCGGGGCCAGCATCGTCGACCTGCACCCGAGGTCGTCTACGAGCAGGTGGGCGACCGTCGGTTCCAGGTCGATGCCGGTGGATTCTGGCAGGTGCACCCGCGTGCCGCCTCGGTGCTCGACGGCGCCGTCTACGGCATTCTCGACGGTCATGTCGACCCCGAGAAGAAGCACTTCGATCTGTACGGAGGCGTCGGGCTCTTCGCCGCGTCGCTCGCAGATCTCGGCGGCACGGACATCGTCACGGTCGAGTCGAGCAGGCGCGCGACCGCCCACGCCCAGCAGAACCTCGCACCTCTCGCCGTGAACGCCGTCACGGCCAGAGTCGACCGCTATCTCGCCGGTATCCCGGCGGGCACGCGCGCAGGAGCCGTCGTCCTCGACCCGCCGCGCGCGGGTGCAGGCCGCGCGGTGGTCGACGCGCTGAACACGCTCGCTCCCGAAGCCATCGCCTATGTCGCGTGCGACCCCGTCGCCCTCGCCCGCGACCTCGGCACGTTCCGCGAGCACGGGTGGAACGTGGGGACCCTGCGCGGGTTCGATCTGTTCCCGCACTCGCATCACTTCGAGGTCGTCGCGCTGCTCACGCGGTGA
- a CDS encoding Maf family protein: MRVCLASTSPARLMLLRQAGIEPLTQSPGVDEDAVAAAAAAERGAELAPADLVLLLARAKAADVAQRLAEDGSFDGIVIGGDSMFELGGRVYGKPYTVEEATRRWEEMRGATGILHSGHSVFRVSPGAAPVEATATAQASVTFAEDITDAEIAAYVASGEPLLVAGAFTVDSLGGAFITRVDGDPSTVVGMSLSTVRRLAADLGVTWTDLWS; encoded by the coding sequence ATGCGCGTCTGCCTCGCCTCCACCTCTCCCGCCCGTCTCATGCTGCTGCGTCAGGCCGGTATCGAACCGCTGACCCAGTCGCCGGGGGTGGACGAGGATGCCGTCGCCGCGGCCGCCGCAGCCGAACGGGGCGCCGAGCTCGCTCCCGCCGACCTCGTGCTCCTGCTCGCTCGCGCCAAGGCCGCGGATGTCGCTCAGCGGCTCGCGGAAGACGGGTCGTTCGACGGCATCGTGATCGGCGGAGACTCCATGTTCGAGCTCGGCGGCCGGGTCTACGGCAAGCCCTACACCGTCGAGGAAGCGACGAGGCGCTGGGAGGAGATGCGCGGTGCCACCGGCATCCTGCACTCGGGCCACTCGGTCTTCCGGGTCTCGCCCGGTGCCGCGCCGGTCGAGGCCACCGCGACCGCGCAGGCTTCGGTGACGTTCGCCGAGGACATCACGGATGCCGAGATCGCCGCCTACGTCGCCTCCGGCGAGCCCCTGCTCGTCGCCGGCGCGTTCACGGTCGACAGCCTGGGCGGCGCGTTCATCACGCGCGTCGACGGAGACCCGTCGACCGTGGTCGGCATGTCGCTGTCGACAGTGCGCCGCCTCGCTGCGGATCTCGGCGTGACGTGGACCGACCTCTGGTCGTAG